A stretch of Lactuca sativa cultivar Salinas chromosome 6, Lsat_Salinas_v11, whole genome shotgun sequence DNA encodes these proteins:
- the LOC111914123 gene encoding 60S ribosomal protein L9-1 — MKTILSSETMDIPEGLEIKIKAKVIEVKGPRGTLTRNFKHLNLDFQLITDEESGKQKLKVDAWFGSRKTTASIRTALSHVNNLIIGVTQGFRYKMRFVYAHFPINASITNSNTAIEIRNFLGEKKVRKVDMLDGVTVVRSEKVKDELILDGNDIELVSRSCALINQKCHVKNKDIRKFLDGIYVSDKAKIQEEE; from the exons ATGAAGACTATTTTGTCATCGGAGACCATGGACATCCCGGAGGGTCTGGAGATCAAAATCAAGGCCAAGGTTATCGAGGTTAAAGGGCCAAGAGGAACCCTCACTCGCAATTTCAAGCATCTTAACCTTGATTTCCAGCTTATCACCGATGAAGAATCCGGAAAACAGAAGCTGAAGGTTGATGCTTGGTTTGGATCTCGGAAGACCACCGCATCCATCCGTACTGCCCTCAGTCACGTCAATAATCTTATCATCGGCGTCACTCAAGGGTTCCGGTACAAGATGCGATTTGTTTATGCTCATTTTCCTATCAACGCTAGCATCACTAACAGCAACACCGCTATTGAGATCCGTAACTTTTTAGGGGAAAAGAAG GTGAGGAAAGTCGACATGCTTGATGGGGTGACTGTAGTTAGATCCGAGAAAGTTAAGGACGAACTTATACTCGATGGAAATGACATTGAGCTTGTTTCTCGATCTTGTGCTTTGATAAACCAG AAATGTCATGTGAAGAACAAAGATATCCGTAAGTTTCTTGATGGTATTTATGTGAGTGACAAGGCGAAAATACAAGAGGAAGAATGA